A window from Citrus sinensis cultivar Valencia sweet orange chromosome 3, DVS_A1.0, whole genome shotgun sequence encodes these proteins:
- the LOC102619889 gene encoding uncharacterized protein LOC102619889 isoform X1 codes for MASTPSPFPQNYTFARPQAGSISRRKPPPTRQPLPSSPSSRCCGHALSLNYPFSPREIPTCGRKLTCKAAEVSVTEEESSASGGGGGGENWVPVVPLSALPKGERRVIIQDGETILLLWYKDEVFAIENRSPAEGAYSEGLINAKLTQDGCIVCPTTESTFDLRTGAVRDWYPNNPVLRALTPALSTLYIFPVKTDEKNIYIRMEGGASSDASAEIVFSGKAQPGVTATDVNIEEVRMVVDEDLEGFGFNVTSELINGKAAAIGFLLLLDFELLTGKGLLKGTGFLDFIYSVAGALNK; via the exons ATGGCTTCAACACCCTCACCGTTTCCTCAAAATTACACTTTTGCCCGTCCACAAGCCGGCTCCATTTCCCGCCGAAAACCACCACCTACACGACAGCCTCTTCCCTCCTCCCCAAGTAGCCGTTGTTGTGGCCACGCATTGTCCCTCAACTACCCTTTTTCCCCACGTGAAATACCCACGTGCGGAAGGAAGTTGACGTGCAAGGCGGCCGAAGTTTCGGTGACGGAGGAGGAGTCTTCGGCGTCGGGAGGAGGCGGCGGAGGGGAGAACTGGGTGCCGGTGGTGCCGCTGTCGGCACTGCCGAAAGGAGAAAGGCGGGTGATTATTCAAGATGGAGAGACGATATTGCTGTTGTGGTATAAAGATGAAGTATTTGCAATTGAGAATCGATCTCCTGCTGAAGGTGCTTATAGTGAAGGCTTGATCAATGCCAAGCTCACCCAG GATGGTTGTATAGTTTGCCCAACAACAGAGAGCACATTTGATCTTCGTACAGGAGCGGTCAGGGATTGGTATCCGAACAACCCTGTGTTAAGAGCCCTCACACCTGCTTTATCGACATTGTATATTTTTCCTGTAAAAACtgatgagaaaaatatttatatcagAATGGAAGGAGGTGCAAGTTCCGATGCTTCTGCAGAGATTGTCTTTAGCGGGAAAGCTCAACCTGGTGTAACAGCAACGGATGTTAATATCGAAGAG GTGAGAATGGTGGTCGATGAGGATCTAGAGGGGTTCGGTTTCAACGTAACGAGTGAACTGATAAATGGAAAGGCAGCTGCAATCGGCTTCCTTTTGTTGTTAGATTTTGAGCTCTTAACTGGAAAAGGTCTGCTCAAAGGGACAGGTTTCTTGGACTTTATTTATTCTGTTGCAGGGGCTTTAAACAAGTAG
- the LOC102619889 gene encoding uncharacterized protein LOC102619889 isoform X2: protein MASTPSPFPQNYTFARPQAGSISRRKPPPTRQPLPSSPSSRCCGHALSLNYPFSPREIPTCGRKLTCKAAEVSVTEEESSASGGGGGGENWVPVVPLSALPKGERRVIIQDGETILLLWYKDEVFAIENRSPAEGAYSEGLINAKLTQDGCIVCPTTESTFDLRTGAVRDWYPNNPVMEGGASSDASAEIVFSGKAQPGVTATDVNIEEVRMVVDEDLEGFGFNVTSELINGKAAAIGFLLLLDFELLTGKGLLKGTGFLDFIYSVAGALNK, encoded by the exons ATGGCTTCAACACCCTCACCGTTTCCTCAAAATTACACTTTTGCCCGTCCACAAGCCGGCTCCATTTCCCGCCGAAAACCACCACCTACACGACAGCCTCTTCCCTCCTCCCCAAGTAGCCGTTGTTGTGGCCACGCATTGTCCCTCAACTACCCTTTTTCCCCACGTGAAATACCCACGTGCGGAAGGAAGTTGACGTGCAAGGCGGCCGAAGTTTCGGTGACGGAGGAGGAGTCTTCGGCGTCGGGAGGAGGCGGCGGAGGGGAGAACTGGGTGCCGGTGGTGCCGCTGTCGGCACTGCCGAAAGGAGAAAGGCGGGTGATTATTCAAGATGGAGAGACGATATTGCTGTTGTGGTATAAAGATGAAGTATTTGCAATTGAGAATCGATCTCCTGCTGAAGGTGCTTATAGTGAAGGCTTGATCAATGCCAAGCTCACCCAG GATGGTTGTATAGTTTGCCCAACAACAGAGAGCACATTTGATCTTCGTACAGGAGCGGTCAGGGATTGGTATCCGAACAACCCTGT AATGGAAGGAGGTGCAAGTTCCGATGCTTCTGCAGAGATTGTCTTTAGCGGGAAAGCTCAACCTGGTGTAACAGCAACGGATGTTAATATCGAAGAG GTGAGAATGGTGGTCGATGAGGATCTAGAGGGGTTCGGTTTCAACGTAACGAGTGAACTGATAAATGGAAAGGCAGCTGCAATCGGCTTCCTTTTGTTGTTAGATTTTGAGCTCTTAACTGGAAAAGGTCTGCTCAAAGGGACAGGTTTCTTGGACTTTATTTATTCTGTTGCAGGGGCTTTAAACAAGTAG
- the LOC102615504 gene encoding uncharacterized protein LOC102615504 has translation MSSFIHLSFLVNSCLSFFDPLYLNFLKGKKKIKFPGGKKKMGKLILEDRAHGNDYKEQKHHHCMDSLEEKVSVFVEDFENIHSDEDSGDDYGSENSSNNDLHGYHNERILFWEAQEALLQEIMERQSITGQKLRQEVKKIIDAVRETEFCSCPKPSSNGLCTHCLRRILVDRLCDKGLSAALCTSKWKHTKQIPGGTHEYVELMAATPGRKKQVPFLIELEFRDQFEMAKACDEYRKLVSQLPEFYIGKPEYLSAIVRVLCNAAKRSMKEKKIYMGPWRKRSFMEMKWSKSFEKSKSFDESLSTSSLPSPVKGHESCMHSSTSLAVVVT, from the exons atgTCTTCATTTATCCATCTCTCTTTCCTCGTCAATTCTtgcctttctttctttgatcctttatatcttaatttcttaaaaggaaaaaaaaagatcaaatttccgggggggaaaaaaaagatgggTAAATTAATCCTTGAAGATAGGGCTCATGGAAATGATTATAAGGAGCAAAAGCATCATCACTGCATGGACAGCCTTGAAGAGAAGGTTTCGGTGTTTGTcgaagattttgaaaatattcatTCTGATGAAGATTCTGGTGATGATTATGGCTCTGAAAACAGTAGCAACAATGATTTGCATGGGTATCATAATGAGAGAATTTTATTCTGGGAAGCACAAGAAGCCCTGCTCCag GAAATTATGGAGAGGCAAAGCATAACGGGCCAAAAGTTAAGGCaagaagtgaaaaaaattattgatgcCGTGAGAGAAACAGAATTTTGTAGCTGCCCCAAGCCAAGTTCCAACGGCTTATGTACACATTGTCTAAGAAGAATTCTAGTCGATAGGCTTTGTGACAAAGGTCTCAGTGCCGCTCTCTGTACATCCAAATGGAAGCACACTAAGCAAATTCCTGGAG GGACACACGAGTACGTTGAACTAATGGCAGCAACGCCCGGACGCAAGAAGCAGGTACCATTCCTCATTGAACTTGAATTCAGAGACCAATTTGAGATGGCAAAAGCATGCGACGAGTACCGAAAACTCGTGTCCCAGTTACCTGAATTCTACATTGGTAAACCCGAGTACCTCAGCGCCATCGTTCGCGTACTGTGCAACGCGGCCAAGCGATCGatgaaggagaagaaaatCTACATGGGACCATGGAGAAAGAGAAGTTTCATGGAAATGAAATGGTCCAAGTCTTTTGAGAAGAGCAAGTCTTTTGATGAATCTCTGAGCACGTCTTCTTTGCCTTCGCCTGTAAAAGGACACGAGTCTTGCATGCATTCATCTACATCTCTTGCAGTTGTTGTCACCTAG
- the LOC102615810 gene encoding uncharacterized protein LOC102615810: MSAISNFAASPLSQGAVHFPDRKLKFESVFGVNLRISRSYENDALRVSRLALGQSSSVAKRINVRMALVDERLARVGKDVAEPSGVLAYDLIQGTLVRWSSMMDKSIPDPPTAVLLHGILGSRKNWGTFARRLARAYPTWQFLLVDLRCHGDSTSIKKRGPHTVASTALDVLKLVAQLRITPRVLVGHSFGGKVVLSMVEQAAKPLARPVRVWVLDATPGKVRAGGDGEDHPAELIHFLSKLPKEVISKQEVVNALIQQGFSKDVAQWVVTNLKPAASFGASSSFSWVFDLEGIAEMYQSYDETNLWKLVENLPQGVHVNFLKAERSLHRWALEDIQRIHAAEELAVDGGGGVEMHVLEDAGHWVHADNPDGLFRILTSSFEGF, encoded by the exons ATGTCGGCGATTTCAAACTTTGCCGCGTCTCCGTTGAGCCAGGGCGCCGTCCATTTCCCCGACAGGAAGCTAAAATTCGAGTCCGTTTTCGGtgtaaatttgagaatttcgAGATCTTACGAG AATGATGCATTACGTGTCTCTCGGTTAGCTCTTGGTCAATCAAGCAGTGTTGCTAAACGTATAAATGTACGTATGGCATTAGTAGATGAGAGGCTTGCTCGAGTTGGCAAAGATGTGGCTGAGCCTTCTGGAGTCTTG GCGTATGATCTTATTCAAGGAACACTT GTAAGATGGAGCTCAATGATGGACAAATCAATACCGGATCCACCAACAGCTGTTCTCTTGCACGGCATTCTTGGGAGTAGGAAAAACTGgg GAACTTTTGCCCGAAGACTGGCTCGAGCATATCCGACGTGGCAG TTTCTCCTAGTAGACCTGCGATGTCATGGTGATTCCACATCAATCAAGAAAAGGGGGCCTCACACTGTTGCCTCAACCGCCCTTGATGTCTTGAAACTG GTTGCTCAACTTAGAATAACACCCAGAGTTTTAGTTGGTCACAGCTTTGGAGGAAAAg TTGTCTTGAGCATGGTGGAACAAGCTGCCAAACCTCTTGCACGCCCAGTCAGA GTATGGGTTTTGGATGCTACTCCTGGAAAAGTTAGAGCTGGTGGAGATGGAGAGGATCATCCTGCTGAactaattcattttcttagtaAACTGCCAAAGGAG GTCATCTCAAAGCAGGAGGTTGTGAATGCTCTCATTCAACAAGGCTTTTCCAAAGATGTGGCACAG TGGGTGGTAACCAACCTTAAACCAGCGGCGTCTTTTGGTGCATCATCAAGTTTCTCATGGGTGTTTGATCTTGAGGGAATCGCTGAAATGTATCAGTCCTACGATGAAACAAATTTATG GAAACTCGTGGAAAACTTGCCTCAAGGTGTGcatgtaaattttttgaaagcaGAGAGAAGTTTGCACAGATGGGCCCTTGAAGATATCCAGAGAATCCATGCTGCCGAGGAGCTGGCTGTTGATGGGGGAGGTGGAGTTGAAATGCATGTCTTAGAAGATGCTGGCCATTGG GTACATGCCGATAACCCTGATGGGTTGTTCAGGATTCTTACATCCTCTTTCGAGGGGTTCTAA
- the LOC102616106 gene encoding pentatricopeptide repeat-containing protein At1g71490 — protein sequence MPPSSSRLILNGLSVSQLEKFIPKKWKQPINNEHIMRINLLETLKDFAGRGNLSKAFEAFTRIRITAASHDVVLDSFAHIIFCCGKVKALAQGKQLHACAIALGLEKNPVLVPKLVTFYASFSLYNNACFLVENSNIRYPLPWNLLISLYVRDGFYAEALCVYKQMQSRRIRGDNFTYPSVLKACGEMMDVDFGRVVHSCIDACHEWSLFVHNALVSMYGKFGQVDVARRLFDKMLERDAVSWNTMISAYASKGLWKEAFQLFVEMQEEGVEVNVITWNTIAGGCLRTGNFKGVLELLSRMRTQETYLDSVATVIGLGACSHIGALKLGKEIHGSAVRGCYGEYENVRNALITMYSRCKDLRHAYILFKMTAEKSIITWNSMLSGYTHLDCAEESAFLFREMFRSGVEPNYVTIASILPLCARVANLQHGKEFHCYILRRAMFNEHLLLWNSLVEMYARSGKVPEAKSVFDLMSRRDEVTYTSLIAGYGIQGEGRVALQLFEEMNKNQIKPDHVTMVAVLSACSHSGLVVEGQKQFERMTSIYGIFPQLEHFACMVDLYGRAGLLNKAKEIITKMPYTPTSAMWATLLGACQIHRNTGIGEWAAEKLLETRPENSGYYVLIANMYAAAGCWDKLAKVRTCMRDLGVRKIPGCAWVDAGSVFSPFLVDDTSNVQAQEIYPLLGGLTELMKDAGYVVKEEFCSEEEIVEEIG from the coding sequence ATGCCGCCATCTTCATCTCGTCTCATTCTCAATGGCCTCTCTGTGTCTCAACTTGAGAAATTTATACCCAAGAAATGGAAACAGCCCATCAATAATGAACATATTATGAGAATTAATCTTCTTGAAACTCTCAAAGATTTTGCAGGCCGAGGCAATTTATCGAAAGCATTCGAAGCTTTTACTCGAATCAGGATTACTGCAGCCTCTCATGATGTTGTGTTAGACTCATTTgctcatattattttttgttgtggtAAGGTTAAAGCATTGGCGCAGGGGAAGCAGCTGCATGCTTGTGCAATAGCTTTGGGTTTGGAAAAAAATCCCGTTTTGGTTCCCAAGCTTGTAACTTTTTACGCAAGCTTTAGTCTTTATAATAATGCTTGTTTTCTTGTTGAAAATTCTAATATCCGGTACCCTTTGCCTTGGAATTTGCTTATATCTTTGTATGTTAGAGATGGGTTTTACGCAGAGGCGTTGTGTGTTTATAAACAAATGCAGAGTAGGAGGATTAGAGGGGATAATTTTACATACCCGTCTGTGCTTAAGGCATGTGGTGAAATGATGGATGTGGATTTTGGAAGGGTGGTTCATAGTTGTATTGATGCTTGTCATGAATGGAGCTTGTTTGTGCATAATGCACTGGTTTCGATGTATGGGAAGTTCGGGCAAGTGGATGTTGCGCGGAGGTTGTTTGATAAAATGCTCGAGAGAGATGCTGTTTCTTGGAACACGATGATCTCTGCTTATGCTTCCAAGGGATTGTGGAAGGAGGCTTTTCAGCTGTTTGTCGAAATGCAGGAGGAAGGTGTTGAAGTTAATGTCATAACTTGGAACACCATAGCTGGAGGTTGCTTGCGAACAGGCAATTTCAAGGGTGTCCTTGAGTTGTTATCCCGGATGAGAACACAGGAAACCTATTTGGATTCAGTTGCAACTGTTATTGGTTTAGGAGCTTGTTCCCATATTGGGGCCTTAAAATTGGGTAAAGAGATTCATGGTTCTGCTGTTCGTGGCTGTTATGGTGAGTATGAGAATGTTCGGAATGCATTGATCACTATGTATTCAAGATGCAAGGACCTTAGGCATGCctatattttgtttaagaTGACAGCAGAAAAAAGTATAATCACCTGGAACTCCATGCTTTCTGGTTACACTCACTTGGATTGTGCTGAGGAATCTGCATTCCTTTTTAGAGAGATGTTTCGTTCTGGGGTGGAACCAAATTATGTGACAATTGCGAGCATTCTGCCTCTTTGTGCTAGAGTAGCTAATCTACAACATGGTAAAGAGTTCCATTGCTACATTCTAAGGCGTGCGATGTTTAACGAACATTTGTTATTATGGAATTCTCTTGTGGAGATGTATGCAAGATCGGGAAAAGTTCCAGAAGCAAAAAGCGTGTTTGATTTGATGAGCAGACGGGATGAAGTGACTTATACTTCGTTGATTGCTGGATATGGAATCCAGGGAGAGGGGCGAGTAGCTCTGCAACTATTTGAAGAGATGAAcaagaatcaaatcaaaccaGACCATGTTACCATGGTTGCAGTTCTATCAGCTTGCAGCCATTCAGGTCTAGTGGTTGAAGGTCAGAAGCAGTTTGAAAGGATGACTAGTATCTATGGTATATTCCCCCAATTGGAACACTTTGCTTGCATGGTCGATCTATATGGAAGGGCTGGTTTGTTAAATAAGGCAAAGGAGATCATCACAAAAATGCCTTACACTCCAACCTCTGCCATGTGGGCTACTCTCTTAGGTGCCTGCCAAATACATAGAAATACAGGTATTGGGGAATGGGCAGCTGAGAAATTATTGGAAACAAGACCTGAAAATTCAGGTTACTATGTGCTGATCGCAAATATGTATGCTGCTGCTGGTTGTTGGGATAAGCTAGCGAAGGTGAGGACATGCATGAGAGACTTGGGCGTAAGGAAGATTCCTGGTTGCGCTTGGGTTGATGCGGGCAGTgtattttctccatttttggTGGACGATACATCAAATGTTCAGGCACAAGAGATTTACCCTTTATTGGGTGGATTAACCGAGCTAATGAAAGATGCTGGTTATGTTGTTAAGGAGGAATTTTGTTCAGAGGAAGAAATCGTTGAAGAAATTGGATGA
- the LOC102616393 gene encoding uncharacterized protein LOC102616393 isoform X1, translating to MLMTSSISSSSLRTSPSSLLPCLNQTTFSYSNSTISSHFISTPTTRKRLAPLSKLRISSSENNRTAVDVASPLPTTSNVDGDDGGGAVVVRRFYAGINGRDLASVEELIADDCVYEDLIFPRPFLGRKATLDFFKKFSDSISSDLQFVIDDISAEDSSAVGVTWHLEWKGKPFPFSKGCSFYKLEVVNGKRQITYGRDIVEPAFKPGETALAAIGAVTWLLQQFPQLADRL from the exons ATGCTGATGACGTCCAGCATATCATCATCCTCCCTCCGCACTTCTCCTTCTTCCCTTCTCCCTTGCTTAAATCAGACAACGTTttcatattcaaattcaacaatCTCCAGTCACTTTATCTCAACACCTACAACAAGAAAGCGTTTGGCCCCACTGAGCAAGCTGAGGATCTCCTCATCAGAAAATAATCGGACCGCTGTAGACGTTGCATCTCCACTGCCGACGACCAGCAACGTCGATGGCGATGACGGTGGTGGAGCGGTTGTTGTTAGGAGATTCTATGCTGGTATCAACGGCCGTGATCTTGCCTCTGTGGAGGAACTCATTGCTGACGACTGTGTCTACGAAGACCTTATCTTTCCACGTCCATTCCTTGGCCGTAAG GCAACTCTAGACTTCTTCAAGAAGTTCAGTGATTCTATCAGCTCTGACCTGCAATTTGTTATTGATGACATTTCTGCCGAAGATTCTTCAGCGGTTGGTGTTACATGGCATTTAG AATGGAAAGGAAAGCCATTTCCTTTCAGCAAAGGTTGCAGCTTTTATAAACTGGAGGTTGTGAATGGCAAGAGACAGATAAC CTATGGACGAGACATTGTTGAACCTGCATTCAAGCCTGGGGAGACAGCTTTG GCTGCTATCGGGGCTGTAACTTGGCTGCTGCAACAATTTCCCCAGCTAGCAGACCGGCTGTAA
- the LOC102616393 gene encoding uncharacterized protein LOC102616393 isoform X2, which yields MLMTSSISSSSLRTSPSSLLPCLNQTTFSYSNSTISSHFISTPTTRKRLAPLSKLRISSSENNRTAVDVASPLPTTSNVDGDDGGGAVVVRRFYAGINGRDLASVEELIADDCVYEDLIFPRPFLGRKATLDFFKKFSDSISSDLQFVIDDISAEDSSAVGVTWHLEWKGKPFPFSKGCSFYKLEVVNGKRQITLLSGL from the exons ATGCTGATGACGTCCAGCATATCATCATCCTCCCTCCGCACTTCTCCTTCTTCCCTTCTCCCTTGCTTAAATCAGACAACGTTttcatattcaaattcaacaatCTCCAGTCACTTTATCTCAACACCTACAACAAGAAAGCGTTTGGCCCCACTGAGCAAGCTGAGGATCTCCTCATCAGAAAATAATCGGACCGCTGTAGACGTTGCATCTCCACTGCCGACGACCAGCAACGTCGATGGCGATGACGGTGGTGGAGCGGTTGTTGTTAGGAGATTCTATGCTGGTATCAACGGCCGTGATCTTGCCTCTGTGGAGGAACTCATTGCTGACGACTGTGTCTACGAAGACCTTATCTTTCCACGTCCATTCCTTGGCCGTAAG GCAACTCTAGACTTCTTCAAGAAGTTCAGTGATTCTATCAGCTCTGACCTGCAATTTGTTATTGATGACATTTCTGCCGAAGATTCTTCAGCGGTTGGTGTTACATGGCATTTAG AATGGAAAGGAAAGCCATTTCCTTTCAGCAAAGGTTGCAGCTTTTATAAACTGGAGGTTGTGAATGGCAAGAGACAGATAAC GCTGCTATCGGGGCTGTAA
- the LOC102616684 gene encoding pentatricopeptide repeat-containing protein At1g71460, chloroplastic, whose protein sequence is MESTQALAVSLSLCVHSFPPNPISNNHQFFKLKASATKPESTYFQKRKKYHTKKSAEKDAFPSSLPLHEKNPRAIYKDIQRFARQNKLKEALVILDYMDQQGIPVNVTTFNALITACVRTRSLVEGRLIHTHIRINGLENNGFLRTKLVKMYTSCGSFEDAEKVFDESSSESVYPWNALLRGAVIAGKKRYRGVLFNYMKMRELGVQLNVYTFSCVIKSFAGASALMQGLKTHALLIKNGFVDYLILRTSLIDMYFKCGKIKLARRVFDETGDRDIVVWGSMIAGFAHNRLRWEALDCARWMIREGIYPNSVVLTILLPVIGEAWARKLGQEVHAYVLKNERYSEELFVRSSLVDMYCKCRDMNSARRVFYETEERNEILWTALMSGYVSNGRLGQALRSIAWMQQEGFRPDVVTVATVIPVCSQLKALNHGKEIHAYAVKNQFLPNVSIITSLMIMYSKCGVLDYSLKLFDEMEVRNVISWTAMIDSCIENGRLDDALGVFRSMQLSKHRPDSVAMARMLSVSGQLKALKLGKEIHGQVLKKDFASVPFVAAENIKMYGMCGFLECAKLVFDAVPVKGSITWTAIIEAYGYNDLCQEALSLFDKMRNGGFTPNHFTFKVLLSICNQAGFADEACRIFNVMSRGYKIEALEEHYLIMIDILTRFGRIEEAHRFREMSSSLS, encoded by the coding sequence ATGGAAAGCACACAGGCGCTAGCTGTCTCTCTGTCTCTTTGTGTTCACAGTTTCCCTCCAAATCCTATCAGCAACAACCACCAATTCTTCAAACTCAAAGCTTCAGCAACAAAACCCGAATCAACGTACTTCCAAAAACGTAAGAAGTACCACACCAAAAAATCCGCTGAAAAAGATGCATTTCCATCGTCGTTACCGCTCCACGAAAAGAACCCACGTGCCATTTACAAGGACATTCAAAGATTCGCGAGGCAAAACAAGCTCAAGGAGGCCCTTGTCATCTTGGACTACATGGACCAGCAAGGTATCCCTGTTAACGTCACCACGTTCAATGCTCTTATTACTGCTTGTGTTCGAACTAGATCGTTAGTGGAAGGGAGACTAATTCATACCCATATTCGGATTAATGGGTTGGAGAATAATGGGTTTCTGCGAACGAAACTTGTGAAAATGTATACCTCTTGTGGGTCCTTTGAGGATGCGGAGAAAGTATTTGATGAAAGTTCTAGTGAGAGTGTTTATCCTTGGAATGCTTTGCTTAGAGGTGCTGTCATTGCCGGGAAAAAGAGGTATCGCGGTGTTCTTTTCAATTATATGAAAATGCGTGAGTTGGGTGTTCAATTGAATGTTTATACTTTCTCTTGTGTGATTAAGAGTTTCGCGGGTGCGTCTGCGCTTATGCAAGGTTTGAAGACACACGCGTTGTTGATCAAGAATGGTTTTGTTGATTATTTGATTCTTAGGACCAGTTTGATTGATATGTATTTCAAATGTGGCAAAATTAAGCTCGCTAGGAGGGTGTTTGATGAAACTGGTGACAGAGATATAGTTGTGTGGGGGTCCATGATTGCGGGTTTTGCCCATAATAGATTGCGCTGGGAAGCTTTGGATTGTGCCAGGTGGATGATTCGTGAAGGGATATATCCGAATTCTGTGGTGTTAACTATATTACTCCCTGTGATTGGGGAAGCTTGGGCGCGGAAACTAGGACAAGAGGTTCATGCTTATGTGTTGAAAAATGAGAGATATTCAGAGGAGTTGTTTGTTCGGTCTAGCTTGGTTGATATGTATTGTAAGTGTAGAGATATGAATTCTGCTAGGCGGGTGTTTTATGAAACGGAGGAGAGGAATGAAATTTTATGGACTGCTTTGATGTCGGGTTATGTCTCCAATGGGAGGCTCGGGCAGGCCTTGAGATCAATAGCTTGGATGCAGCAGGAAGGGTTCAGGCCTGATGTTGTCACAGTTGCTACTGTTATCCCGGTTTGTTCTCAGTTGAAGGCTTTGAATCACGGGAAGGAGATTCATGCTTATGCTGTCAAGAATCAGTTCCTCCCCAATGTGTCAATAATTACATCTTTGATGATAATGTACTCTAAGTGTGGTGTCTTGGACTATTCTCTCAAATTGTTTGATGAGATGGAGGTGAGGAATGTGATTTCATGGACTGCCATGATTGATTCATGCATTGAAAATGGACGTTTGGATGATGCACTTGGTGTGTTTAGGTCAATGCAGTTGTCAAAGCACAGGCCTGATTCTGTTGCAATGGCAAGAATGTTGAGTGTTTCTGGTCAACTTAAAGCTTTGAAGCTTGGGAAGGAAATTCACGGACAAGTTTTGAAGAAAGATTTTGCGTCGGTTCCTTTTGTTGCTGctgaaaatatcaaaatgtatGGGATGTGTGGATTTCTTGAATGTGCAAAGCTGGTGTTTGATGCAGTCCCTGTCAAAGGTTCTATAACTTGGACTGCCATTATAGAAGCATATGGATATAATGACTTATGTCAAGAAGCACTTAGTCTTTTTGataagatgagaaatggtggtTTTACACCAAACCATTTCACTTTCAAAGTTCTTCTATCAATTTGCAACCAAGCTGGATTTGCAGATGAAGCTTGCCGGATATTCAATGTAATGTCACGTGGGTATAAAATTGAGGCATTGGAAGAACATTACTTGATAATGATTGATATTCTTACACGTTTTGGTCGCATTGAAGAGGCTCACAGATTTAGAGAAATGAGTTCGTCATTGTCATAA